From a region of the Spelaeicoccus albus genome:
- a CDS encoding YrhK family protein gives MSDFQFRIGHEEIVLRARYEILSIVNDIMVALWFIIGSILFFFESTTTTGTWLFVIGSVQLLIRPVIRLVRRVHIGRVGGQAAETSRDF, from the coding sequence ATGAGCGACTTCCAATTCCGAATCGGCCACGAGGAAATAGTCCTCCGTGCCCGCTACGAGATCCTCAGCATCGTCAACGACATCATGGTCGCCCTGTGGTTCATCATCGGCAGCATTTTGTTCTTTTTCGAATCGACGACGACTACCGGCACCTGGCTGTTCGTCATCGGCAGCGTCCAGCTGTTGATCCGCCCCGTGATCCGCCTGGTCCGGCGCGTGCACATCGGAAGAGTCGGCGGCCAAGCAGCCGAGACGTCGCGAGACTTCTAG
- a CDS encoding purine-nucleoside phosphorylase, producing MPDDPADTSRQRTAPETAGTHGDGPDPAGTARQAAREIAERSGIDRHDMALVLGSGWSAAADLLGETLADIPAAELTGFHPPAVAGHIGSIRSVRLAATGKTALILGARTHYYEGRGVRAVVHPIRTAAAAGADTIVLTNGCGGLNPAWAPGTPVLISDHINLTAASPLEGATFVDLTDLYSTRLRSIAREADPTLDAGVYVQLPGPHYETPAEIEYLRRIGGDLVGMSTALEAIAARHAGMEVLGISLVTNAAAGIGPEPLSHAEVVEAGREAAPRIGRLVTDIAGRL from the coding sequence ATGCCCGACGACCCGGCCGACACATCACGCCAACGCACAGCACCGGAAACTGCCGGGACGCATGGAGACGGGCCGGACCCGGCCGGGACGGCCCGGCAGGCAGCCCGCGAGATCGCCGAGCGCTCCGGGATCGACCGGCACGATATGGCGCTCGTCCTCGGCTCCGGTTGGTCCGCTGCCGCCGACCTGCTGGGCGAGACGCTCGCCGATATCCCCGCCGCCGAGCTGACGGGCTTCCACCCACCGGCAGTGGCGGGCCATATCGGGTCCATCCGCTCCGTCCGCCTGGCCGCGACCGGGAAGACGGCGTTGATCCTGGGCGCTCGCACGCACTATTACGAGGGCAGGGGCGTGCGTGCCGTCGTCCATCCGATCCGCACTGCCGCAGCCGCCGGCGCGGACACCATCGTGCTGACGAATGGGTGCGGCGGGCTGAACCCCGCGTGGGCCCCCGGGACGCCCGTCTTGATCAGCGATCACATCAATTTGACCGCCGCGTCGCCGCTCGAGGGCGCGACATTCGTCGATCTCACGGATTTGTATTCGACGCGGCTTCGCAGCATTGCGCGGGAAGCGGACCCGACGCTGGACGCCGGCGTCTACGTACAATTGCCCGGGCCGCATTACGAGACGCCGGCCGAGATCGAATACCTCCGGCGCATCGGAGGGGATCTGGTCGGGATGTCCACGGCGCTCGAGGCAATCGCGGCCCGACACGCGGGGATGGAGGTGCTGGGAATCTCGCTCGTCACCAACGCGGCTGCCGGGATCGGCCCGGAGCCGCTCAGTCATGCCGAGGTGGTCGAAGCCGGCCGGGAGGCAGCCCCTCGGATCGGACGGCTCGTGACGGACATTGCGGGCCGGCTATGA
- a CDS encoding acetyl/propionyl/methylcrotonyl-CoA carboxylase subunit alpha has product MAASSPDGRSAPIIGKVLVANRGEIAVRVIRAARDAGIASVAVYADGDRDSMAAKLADTAYALGGTGPAATYLDMDKILEVARRSGADAVHPGYGFLSENAEFAARVQDAGLIWIGPPPAAIETLGDKVSARHIAEKVGAPLVPGTSDPVADADEVIRFADRHGLPVAIKAAFGGGGRGLKVARERSEIPHLYASAVREATAAFGRGECFVERFLDGPRHVETQCLADSRGDVVVVSTRDCSLQRRNQKLVEEAPAPFLTDDQRAELYRASKAILAEAGYVGAGTCEFLIGRDGVISFLEVNTRLQVEHTVSEEVTGLDLVREQFRLACGQPLGYDDPPARAHSIEFRINGEDAGQGFLPAPGPVKTFDAPSGPGVRLDSGVTAGDTVSGDFDSMLAKLIVTGATRAQALERSRRALAEFSVTGLPTVLPFHRAVVHDPAFIGTDDGFDVHTKWIETEFDSDIPRWEGQTVPQQPVPERDSVVVEVEGRRLEVSLPGGLSASPSKRASHRHTHRHTAAPVAKSTNAVVAPMQGTIVKIAVEPGAEVHTGDLIAVLEAMKMEQPLVAHKDGVVGDLKVEVGTAVTTGMPLVEID; this is encoded by the coding sequence ATGGCAGCAAGTTCACCGGACGGCCGCAGCGCCCCGATCATCGGAAAGGTGCTGGTGGCCAACCGCGGCGAAATCGCCGTGCGCGTGATTCGCGCCGCGCGCGACGCGGGAATCGCCTCGGTAGCGGTTTACGCCGACGGGGACCGCGATTCGATGGCGGCGAAACTGGCAGACACGGCATACGCCTTGGGCGGCACCGGGCCGGCCGCGACCTACCTGGACATGGACAAGATCCTCGAAGTGGCCCGCCGCTCCGGCGCCGACGCCGTGCATCCGGGCTACGGGTTCCTTTCCGAAAACGCGGAGTTCGCCGCGCGAGTGCAGGACGCCGGACTGATCTGGATCGGCCCTCCCCCGGCGGCCATCGAAACCCTCGGCGACAAGGTCAGCGCCAGGCATATCGCCGAAAAGGTCGGCGCCCCGCTGGTTCCCGGCACATCCGACCCGGTCGCGGACGCCGACGAGGTCATCCGGTTCGCCGACCGGCACGGCCTGCCGGTCGCCATCAAGGCGGCCTTCGGCGGCGGCGGACGCGGGCTCAAGGTGGCGCGCGAACGATCCGAGATCCCCCATTTGTATGCGTCGGCAGTGCGCGAGGCAACCGCTGCGTTCGGCCGCGGCGAATGCTTCGTCGAACGGTTCCTCGACGGCCCTCGCCATGTGGAGACGCAGTGTCTGGCCGACTCCCGGGGCGACGTGGTGGTCGTGTCCACCCGTGACTGCTCGCTGCAACGCCGCAACCAGAAACTTGTCGAAGAAGCGCCGGCTCCGTTCCTGACCGACGACCAGCGCGCCGAACTGTACCGCGCGTCCAAGGCGATCCTCGCCGAAGCCGGCTATGTCGGCGCCGGTACGTGCGAATTCCTGATCGGCCGCGACGGCGTGATCTCGTTCCTCGAAGTGAACACGCGTCTCCAGGTCGAGCACACCGTCAGCGAAGAGGTCACGGGCCTCGACCTGGTGCGCGAGCAATTCCGCCTGGCTTGCGGACAGCCGCTCGGCTACGACGACCCGCCCGCGCGGGCGCACTCCATCGAATTCCGCATCAACGGTGAAGATGCCGGGCAGGGCTTCTTGCCGGCGCCCGGCCCCGTCAAAACATTCGACGCGCCGTCCGGCCCCGGCGTCCGGCTCGACTCCGGCGTCACGGCCGGCGACACGGTCAGCGGCGATTTCGATTCGATGCTGGCCAAGCTGATAGTCACCGGCGCAACGCGGGCCCAGGCGCTGGAGCGCTCTCGCCGCGCTCTCGCCGAATTCTCGGTGACCGGGTTGCCGACGGTGCTGCCGTTCCACCGGGCGGTCGTGCACGATCCGGCGTTCATCGGCACGGACGACGGGTTCGACGTGCACACGAAATGGATCGAGACCGAATTCGACTCCGATATTCCGCGCTGGGAAGGGCAGACCGTGCCGCAGCAGCCGGTGCCCGAACGCGATTCGGTGGTCGTCGAGGTCGAAGGACGGCGACTAGAAGTGTCGCTGCCCGGTGGCCTCAGCGCCTCACCGAGCAAGCGCGCCAGCCACCGTCACACCCACCGCCACACCGCGGCGCCGGTAGCGAAGTCGACGAATGCCGTGGTGGCACCCATGCAGGGCACCATCGTGAAGATCGCCGTCGAGCCCGGCGCCGAGGTGCACACCGGTGATCTGATCGCGGTCCTCGAGGCCATGAAGATGGAGCAGCCGCTCGTTGCGCACAAGGACGGCGTCGTGGGCGATTTGAAGGTCGAGGTCGGCACCGCCGTGACGACGGGCATGCCGCTTGTCGAAATCGATTGA
- a CDS encoding molybdopterin molybdotransferase MoeA produces the protein MTVDTHAGASVEFDDARSSAYRLGTAGAADSLRTIPVDGRPDPVRYVLARRTVAAGRVPSADVAAMDGFAVAGPSPWTLVGTSLAGDDPEVPQLEPGQACLIATGAVVPAGTDAVVRHEDIDGDWPPTGTVVNPRGTPRRRNIRRAGEEIEPGSAIGEPGDPVHAALRGLAAAAGLDELCVRQPPRMALIATGTELTSSGPAAPGRVRDSITPILRQLVPGAGAEVISAERVPDDADLLAERLGAAIDSADVVVTSGMASRGPTDHVRSVLAGLGARPVVSGVRVRPGGPASLALFGRGSGSVPVVSLPGNPLAAVVGFHTLVLPLVRGLVGAALPALAAAVLHGAPEPHPHSSTVVPVEFDDDGRLSPTGWHRSAQLRGLARQGLLAVLAPAGRESGATVRLLRQD, from the coding sequence ATGACTGTCGACACGCATGCGGGCGCGTCGGTAGAGTTCGACGACGCCCGCTCGTCCGCATACCGATTGGGAACGGCGGGTGCGGCGGATTCGCTTCGGACGATCCCCGTCGACGGCCGGCCGGACCCGGTTCGTTACGTGCTGGCGCGCCGGACCGTAGCAGCCGGGCGGGTTCCGTCCGCCGATGTGGCGGCCATGGACGGGTTTGCGGTGGCCGGGCCGTCTCCGTGGACCCTCGTCGGAACATCGCTGGCCGGTGACGACCCTGAGGTGCCGCAGCTCGAACCGGGACAGGCGTGTCTCATCGCTACCGGCGCCGTCGTTCCGGCCGGAACGGACGCCGTCGTTCGCCACGAGGACATCGATGGCGACTGGCCGCCGACCGGCACCGTCGTCAACCCGCGCGGAACGCCGCGCCGGCGCAACATCCGCCGGGCCGGCGAAGAAATCGAACCGGGCTCGGCGATCGGTGAGCCGGGAGACCCCGTACATGCGGCGCTCCGCGGTCTGGCGGCCGCCGCGGGTCTGGACGAATTGTGCGTCCGGCAGCCGCCGCGCATGGCGCTGATCGCCACGGGCACCGAGCTGACGTCGTCCGGCCCGGCTGCGCCCGGCCGGGTGCGCGACTCGATCACGCCGATCCTTCGTCAGCTCGTTCCCGGCGCCGGCGCCGAGGTCATCTCGGCGGAACGCGTGCCGGACGACGCCGATCTGCTGGCCGAGCGCCTCGGCGCCGCAATCGACTCGGCCGATGTCGTGGTCACCAGCGGCATGGCCTCGAGGGGGCCGACCGATCACGTGCGGAGCGTGCTCGCCGGGCTCGGCGCCCGGCCCGTCGTCTCGGGCGTGCGGGTGCGTCCCGGAGGTCCGGCGTCATTGGCGCTGTTCGGCCGGGGGAGCGGATCGGTGCCGGTGGTGTCGCTGCCCGGCAATCCGCTGGCAGCCGTGGTCGGCTTCCACACGCTCGTGCTGCCGCTCGTGCGGGGTCTCGTGGGCGCAGCATTGCCCGCCCTTGCCGCGGCCGTGCTGCACGGCGCGCCGGAGCCGCACCCGCATTCCTCGACGGTCGTCCCGGTCGAATTCGATGACGACGGGCGGCTCTCGCCCACGGGCTGGCACCGCTCGGCGCAACTGCGCGGCCTGGCCAGGCAGGGGCTGTTGGCGGTGCTGGCACCGGCCGGCCGCGAGAGCGGTGCAACCGTCCGGCTGCTGCGCCAGGATTGA
- a CDS encoding NAD(P)H-quinone dehydrogenase, which produces MTIHPSTPSTRVVIIGGGPGGYESALVAAQLGADVTVIERGGCGGSAVLTDVVPSKTLIATAEMMANVAASTELGLRFSDGGTPHDTTSVTVDLAAVNRRVLALAQSQSDDIRDGLKTAGVTLIDGTGTVVGPGEVEATCEGNTTVLHADFVLLAVGAHPRELPTAKPDGERILSWTQLYDLDELPEHLIVVGSGVTGAEFASAYHLLGAEVTLISSRDRVLPGEDQDAAAVLENVFRSRGMHVLSRSRAASAERTEDGVIVTLSDGRTVEGSHCLLAVGSIPNTEGLGLDAAGVATSDSGHIEVDGVSRTSVRGIYAAGDCTGVQPLASVAAMQGRIAMWHALGDAVAPLKLRNVSSNVFTTPEIATVGWTEQDIKDDIAQGIVAKLPLSTNPRAKMQGITDGFVKLFCRTGSGTVIGGVVVGPKASELIFPIALALEHRLTVDQLALAFAVYPSLSGSLTEAARKLHLAG; this is translated from the coding sequence GTGACTATTCATCCCAGCACCCCATCCACTCGTGTCGTCATCATCGGCGGCGGCCCCGGCGGGTATGAATCCGCGCTGGTGGCCGCGCAACTCGGCGCCGATGTCACGGTCATCGAACGAGGCGGTTGCGGCGGATCGGCAGTGCTGACGGACGTCGTGCCGTCCAAAACGCTCATCGCCACTGCCGAAATGATGGCAAACGTGGCCGCCTCGACGGAGCTCGGCCTACGCTTCTCCGACGGCGGCACCCCGCACGACACGACGTCCGTGACCGTGGACCTCGCCGCCGTCAACCGTCGTGTGCTGGCCCTGGCGCAAAGCCAATCGGACGACATCCGCGATGGGCTGAAGACGGCGGGTGTGACACTGATCGACGGCACCGGCACGGTGGTGGGCCCGGGCGAGGTCGAAGCCACGTGCGAGGGCAACACGACGGTGCTGCACGCCGATTTCGTCTTGCTGGCCGTGGGCGCGCATCCGCGTGAACTCCCGACTGCGAAGCCGGACGGCGAACGGATCCTGTCGTGGACGCAGCTGTACGACTTGGACGAATTGCCCGAGCATCTCATAGTCGTCGGATCGGGCGTGACCGGCGCCGAATTCGCGTCCGCGTACCATCTGCTCGGCGCCGAAGTCACGTTGATCTCCAGCCGCGACCGCGTGCTTCCCGGGGAGGACCAGGACGCTGCAGCCGTGCTCGAGAACGTGTTCCGCTCGCGCGGCATGCACGTGCTGTCGCGCTCGCGGGCCGCATCGGCCGAGCGTACCGAGGACGGCGTGATAGTCACCTTGTCCGATGGCCGCACCGTCGAAGGGTCGCACTGCTTACTGGCGGTCGGATCCATCCCCAACACGGAGGGCCTCGGTTTGGATGCGGCGGGCGTGGCAACCAGCGACAGCGGGCATATCGAGGTGGACGGCGTCTCTCGCACCTCGGTCCGCGGCATATATGCTGCCGGCGACTGCACCGGCGTGCAGCCGCTGGCCTCGGTGGCGGCGATGCAAGGACGCATTGCCATGTGGCACGCCCTGGGCGACGCGGTGGCGCCGCTGAAACTGCGCAATGTGTCGTCCAACGTGTTCACCACCCCGGAGATCGCCACCGTCGGCTGGACGGAACAGGACATCAAGGACGACATCGCCCAAGGCATCGTCGCCAAGCTGCCGCTGTCGACGAATCCGCGCGCCAAGATGCAGGGCATCACCGACGGCTTCGTCAAACTGTTCTGCCGCACCGGTTCGGGAACCGTGATCGGCGGCGTCGTCGTCGGGCCCAAGGCCAGCGAGCTGATCTTCCCGATCGCGCTGGCGCTGGAACACCGGTTGACCGTCGACCAGCTGGCGTTGGCATTCGCGGTCTATCCGTCGCTCAGCGGCTCATTGACGGAAGCGGCCCGCAAGCTCCACCTCGCCGGCTGA